The following DNA comes from Anaerostipes rhamnosivorans.
GAAAAGTGATATGACCCTGGATATTTTTGTGAAACCGGATTTAGGGTTACATCACACATTAGTACAAGAGGGGGTTCCCTTGGCGGTGGACCAGATGGTGCTGGAAATCCGGAAACAGAGATTAGACAAGGATATCGTTTTTACAGGAAAAAGTAAGAAGGCATCTGTGAAAGAGCTGGGAGAGCCGAAGATCAATCTTCTGACAGAGTTGTGGAAACAGCTGCCGGAGGACCAAAGCAGCGGCAGGGAGCATGTGGATATCCTGACGCCATGTGAGGATCCACAGTATTTTGACTATTTTGTAGGGACAGAGAGCCGGGGAGAAGAACAGGGAGTGGAGATGCGGACCATGCCCAAGGGCAGCTATATCGTATGTACCTATGAGGCGGAAGATTTTGAATCCCTTGTTTCTGAAGCATTATACAAGGCCAGCCGGTACTTATACGATGTATGGCTCCCGAACCGGAACATGGTGCCGGAGCCGATCCTGGTCCAGAAGTATTTCAGGCCTATGCGGGACG
Coding sequences within:
- a CDS encoding AraC family transcriptional regulator, yielding MYAWEAVQATLDYIEEHCGEEITVDALAEEAHLSKYYYQRLFQRLVRKNVKEYLRLRRLAKAARELRNLERTILDVALECGFSSHSSLTRAFRETYGVTPDEYRKSDMTLDIFVKPDLGLHHTLVQEGVPLAVDQMVLEIRKQRLDKDIVFTGKSKKASVKELGEPKINLLTELWKQLPEDQSSGREHVDILTPCEDPQYFDYFVGTESRGEEQGVEMRTMPKGSYIVCTYEAEDFESLVSEALYKASRYLYDVWLPNRNMVPEPILVQKYFRPMRDDCYIELWAKITE